Proteins encoded in a region of the Micropterus dolomieu isolate WLL.071019.BEF.003 ecotype Adirondacks linkage group LG07, ASM2129224v1, whole genome shotgun sequence genome:
- the LOC123973850 gene encoding zona pellucida sperm-binding protein 1-like codes for MVECRYSKAGVAPQSLTSVGYMVKTPSSSLPSAVLSSGLYAVDLRIAKDQTYSSYFPTNNRPLRLLLGKPVYLELRLISPKPDAVILVNYCVAYPRSARNALVLIYEGCPNLYAPNVSILKIVDCKNRHQRRFVVVAFQFMVQKTNKYLDEEIYFMCSTEVCLAADRPCEHRCFNGKAP; via the exons ATGGTTGAGTGCCGCTATAGCAAAGCAGGTGTTGCTCCGCAGTCACTAACCAGTGTTGGCTACATGGTGAAGACCCCGAGTTCCAGCTTGCCATCAGCGGTCCTCTCTAGTGGCTTATATGCTGTTGACTTGAGAATTGCTAAAG ATCAGACGTATTCAAGCTACTTTCCCACAAACAACCGGCCCTTGCGACTGCTCCTTGGCAAGCCAGTCTATCTTGAACTGCGCCTGATATCTCCAAAACCAGATGCGGTAATCCTTGTCAACTACTGTGTAGCTTACCCTCGCTCTGCAAGGAATGCACTGGTGCTTATTTATGAAGG GTGTCCCAACCTTTATGCTCCAAATGTGTCCATCCTTAAAATCGTTGACTGCAAAAATCGTCACCAGAGGCGGTTCGTGGTGGTTGCCTTCCAGTTTATGGttcaaaagacaaacaaatacCTTGATGAAGAA ATCTATTTCATGTGCTCTACAGAAGTGTGTTTGGCAGCAGATAGGCCATGTGAACATCGGTGCTTTAATGGAAAG GCACCATAA